The following proteins come from a genomic window of Iamia sp. SCSIO 61187:
- the rpoD gene encoding RNA polymerase sigma factor RpoD, whose amino-acid sequence MTGATGAVPPDVAPDVEPEAPDEAAPAPIAAAPDLMAPEAVASRPALDARVIDARPRPNVHPGTGKRPAVRAPTTDRGSGSADSVRIYLREIGRVPLLTGPQEVDLAQRIERGAEAALRLADLAAADGLDALGFAERRRLERQCRDGEEAKSQLIQANLRLVVSVAKRYVGRGMQLLDLIQEGNLGLMRAVEKFDWTKGFKFSTYATWWIRQAITRAIADQSRTIRIPVHMVESINKVHRIQRQMLQELERDPTVEELAAKVDMSPSRVREILRIAQDPLSLDSPVGEADDSNLSDFIEDLQAEAPADAAARTMLVDAVVEAMSELNEREQQVVRLRFGLEDGQSRTLEEVGKEFGVTRERIRQIESKTLAKLRHPHRSQKLRDYLEAD is encoded by the coding sequence ATGACCGGAGCCACGGGGGCCGTGCCCCCTGATGTCGCTCCCGATGTGGAGCCAGAGGCACCGGACGAGGCCGCCCCGGCACCGATCGCAGCCGCCCCCGACCTGATGGCCCCCGAGGCGGTCGCCTCCCGACCCGCCCTCGACGCCCGGGTCATCGATGCCCGGCCCCGGCCGAACGTGCACCCCGGAACCGGGAAGCGCCCGGCGGTGCGGGCGCCGACCACCGACCGGGGGAGCGGGTCGGCCGACTCGGTGCGCATCTACCTGCGCGAGATCGGCCGGGTGCCGCTGCTCACCGGGCCCCAGGAGGTCGACCTGGCCCAGCGCATCGAGCGCGGCGCCGAGGCCGCCCTCCGGCTCGCCGACCTGGCCGCGGCCGACGGCCTCGACGCCCTCGGGTTCGCCGAGCGCCGCCGTCTCGAGCGCCAGTGCCGCGACGGCGAGGAGGCCAAGTCCCAGCTGATCCAGGCCAACCTGCGCCTCGTCGTCTCGGTGGCCAAGCGGTACGTGGGCCGGGGCATGCAGCTCCTCGACCTCATCCAGGAGGGCAACCTCGGGCTGATGCGGGCGGTCGAGAAGTTCGACTGGACCAAGGGCTTCAAGTTCTCGACCTACGCCACCTGGTGGATCCGCCAGGCCATCACCCGGGCCATCGCGGACCAGTCCCGCACCATCCGCATCCCGGTGCACATGGTCGAGTCGATCAACAAGGTGCACCGCATCCAGCGCCAGATGCTCCAGGAGCTCGAGCGCGACCCCACCGTCGAAGAGCTGGCGGCCAAGGTCGACATGTCGCCGTCGCGGGTGCGCGAGATCCTCCGCATCGCCCAGGACCCGCTGTCGCTCGACTCGCCCGTGGGCGAGGCCGACGACTCGAACCTGTCGGACTTCATCGAGGACCTCCAGGCCGAGGCCCCGGCCGACGCCGCCGCCCGCACGATGCTCGTCGATGCCGTGGTCGAGGCCATGAGCGAGCTCAACGAGCGCGAGCAGCAGGTGGTGCGGCTCCGCTTCGGTCTCGAGGACGGGCAGTCCCGGACGCTCGAGGAGGTGGGCAAGGAGTTCGGTGTGACCCGCGAGCGGATCCGCCAGATCGAGTCCAAGACGCTCGCCAAGCTCCGCCACCCGCACCGCAGCCAGAAGCTGCGGGACTACCTCGAGGCCGACTGA